A region from the uncultured Macellibacteroides sp. genome encodes:
- a CDS encoding pyridoxine 5'-phosphate synthase produces MTNLSVNINKVATLRNARGGNTPNVLSVAQDCEKFGAQGITVHPRPDERHIRYSDVYGLKPLIKTEFNIEGYPCDKFIDLVLKVKPTQVTLVPDGPDAITSNAGWDVKANFDLLSELVDTFNTHGIRTSLFVGTDLDNITLAAKTGADRVELYTEPYATNYPINKEKAIAPFIVAAQHAKSLGLGVNAGHDLSLENLAFFSQSIPWIEEVSIGHALICDALYFGLQETISLYKACLQQ; encoded by the coding sequence ATGACAAATTTAAGCGTAAATATTAATAAGGTTGCCACCCTACGTAATGCACGTGGAGGTAATACACCCAATGTACTTTCAGTTGCGCAAGACTGTGAGAAATTCGGTGCGCAGGGAATAACGGTTCACCCGCGTCCTGACGAACGTCATATCAGATATAGCGATGTTTATGGACTAAAACCCCTTATTAAAACTGAATTCAATATAGAGGGATATCCCTGCGACAAATTTATCGACCTCGTTTTAAAGGTTAAGCCTACCCAGGTAACCCTTGTTCCTGACGGGCCAGATGCCATTACATCGAACGCAGGGTGGGATGTGAAAGCGAATTTCGATCTGCTAAGTGAACTCGTTGACACGTTTAATACGCACGGCATACGCACCTCGCTTTTTGTTGGTACAGATTTGGATAATATCACGCTCGCAGCCAAAACAGGTGCCGACCGCGTTGAATTATATACAGAACCGTATGCTACGAATTATCCGATTAATAAAGAGAAAGCGATTGCCCCATTTATTGTAGCCGCCCAGCATGCTAAAAGTCTGGGGTTGGGAGTAAATGCCGGACACGACTTAAGTCTGGAGAATCTTGCTTTCTTCAGCCAGTCCATTCCCTGGATAGAAGAAGTCTCAATAGGGCATGCCCTGATTTGTGATGCCCTTTATTTTGGGCTTCAAGAAACCATATCGCTTTACAAAGCATGTTTACAACAATAG